Below is a window of Mucilaginibacter sp. PAMC 26640 DNA.
GGGCGACTAACATCATTGGGTGTTTAAACATAATACTTTACATACGTTACAAATTAAACTTCGGCTTGTTTTGCGTGTCATGTTTATGGAGTAAGTATCACATTGATAGTTGCCTGCCGGTCTTTTTTCTTAAATTTGGAATCGGCTCGGCCTAAAAATGAGAGCCGCACAGTGCTTATAGCCGCGGCAAAGATGCGATAGATGGTGAGTTGGTTACGATAGAGGAATACATGGAATTGATAAAAGAGAAGCCCGAAGGGACCACTTTACTGCAGGAAAGAAAATTACAGGAACTGTTAGCTTATGTGGCTGCTAATTCCCCGTTCTATAAAGAGCTGTTCGCCCTGCACCAGGTAGATTACCGTACGATCACTTCGGTTGCCGATCTATCGGTGATCCCCGTTACCACAAAAGATGATCTGCAGCAGCGCAATGACGAATTCCTGTGTGTGGCTCCGCGTGATGTGGTGGAATATATGTCTACCTCCGGTACGCTCGGCAGCCCGGTTACTATAGCCCTCACCGAAAACGACCTCAACCGCCTGGCTTACAACGAGTACAATTCTTTCCTGTGCGCCGAAGGTACCAGCGATGATATCTATCAGCTGATGCTAACGCTGGACAGGCAGTTTATGGCCGGTATCGCCTATTATTCCGGCATTCGTAAATTGGGTGCAGGGATGGTACGTTTGGGCCCCGGCGTACCTGCTCTGCAATGGGAAACCATTAAGCGCATTAAACCAACAGCTATTGTGGGGGTACCGTCGTTTATTTTAAAACTCATACAGTTTGCAAAAGAGACCGGCATCGATGTTAACCAGACATCGGTGAAGAAAGCCATCTGTATCGGAGAGAATATCCGCAATACCGATTTCAGCCTGAACATTCTCGGTAAAAAAATCACCGAAGCCTGGAATATCCAGCTGTTTTCTACTTACGCCAGTACAGAAATGCAAACCGCTTTTACGGAGTGTACCCAAGGCAAAGGCGGCCATTACCAGCCTGATCTGCTGATTGTGGAGTTACTGGATGAGCAAAATCAGCCGGTTGCGCCATATACGCCCGGCGAGGTTACCATTACCACATTAGGAGTTGAAGGGATGCCGCTGCTGCGCTACAAAACCGGCGATATCTGTATGTATTTTGATGAGCCCTGTGCCTGCGGCCGAACCAGTTTGCGCCTGTCATCTATCATTGGCCGTAAAAAGCAGATGATCAAATTTAAAGGTACCACGCTGTACCCGCCGGCACTGTTCGATCTGCTGAACGAGCGGGAAGAGATCCTTGATTTTGTGATAGAAGTGTACCCGGATGAAATTGGGCTCGACCAGGTATTGCTTTACCTGGTGCCCGCCGAAGATAACGAAGAATGCGATCACCGCATCAGGGCGTACCTGCAGGCCCGGTTGCGCGTTAGCCCGCATATTAAATACCTATCGGTTGAAGAGATACAAAAAATGCAGTTCAGCGATGCCAGCCGCAAGCCCATCAAGTTTATAGATAGGCGCCCGTAATAGCCCGAATTGCTTTTACATAAGGGTGCTTTTGCATATATTTTATACTTTAGCCAATTATTATTCACCATCGACAGAAAAACTTGCCCATGATACTTGTTGGACAAAATGTCCTTTCCTTAGCTGATTTCTCGGAACTGATATTCAAACAAAAGCAGATTGCATTAGATGAAACCGCCTTGAAAAAGGTGAATACTAATTTTGAATTTCTCCGGCAGTTTTCGTCCAATAAGTTGATCTACGGCATCAATACCGGGTTTGGGCCAATGGCACAATACAAGGTAACCGAGGAGAATATACTGCAGTTGCAGTATAACCTTATTCGCAGCCATTCATCCGGCAGCGGCAAGGTGATGCCTGCACAACTGTCAAAGGCGTTAATGATAGCGCGGTTAAACAGCTTTATGCAGGCTTATTCGGGCGTGCATCCCGAGGCTGTCGAGATCCTGAAAGAGCTGATCAACCATAATATTTGTCCCTGCATTTACGAGCATGGCGGCGTAGGCGCAAGCGGCGATCTGGTACAACTGGCACACCTGGGTTTGATCCTGATTGGTGAAGGCGAAGTGCTGTTTGAAGATGGTGTTCATCCAACTATCGAGATCTTTAACAAATTCAACATTAAGCCGTTGACCATCCACATTCGGGAAGGTTTGGCCATTATTAACGGTACCTCCGCAATGACGGGTATCGGGATGATCAATATCATCCAGGCGCAGAAATTATTAAACTGGTCGCTGCTGTTTTCAGCGATGATCAACGAGGTGGTACAGGCGTTTGACGATCATTTTTCTAAAGAGCTTAATATTGTAAAACACCATAAGGGGCAAAATAAGATTGCCGCTATGATGCGGGAGATCCTAAAAGACAGTCAACTGATCCGTGACCGTTCTGAACATTTATACAACCCCGATAATTTAGACCAGGAAGTATTTGAGGATAAGGTGCAGGAATATTACTCACTGCGCTGTGTAACGCAAGTGCTTGGGCCGATCTATGACACCATCAAATCTGCGGAGCATGTGGTAGTGAACGAACTGAATTCGGTAAACGATAACCCGGTTATCGATCACGAGAACCAGAATATTTTTCACGGTGGCAACTTCCACGGCGATTACGTTTCGCTGGAGATGGATAAACTAAAGATTGCGATCACCAAGCTAAGTATGCTGGCCGAACGCCAGCTGAACTATCTGCTCAACAGTAAGCTGAACCAAAAGCTGCCGCCATTTGTAAATCTGGGCGTGCTGGGCTTTAACTTTGGCATGCAGGGGATGCAGTTCACGGCTACCTCTACCGTGGCGGAGAATCAAACCCTGTCATTCCCCATGTATGTACACAGCATCCCGAATAATAATGATAACCAGGATATTGTTAGCATGGGCTGTAATGCTGCGCTGATGACCAAGCGCGTTATCGATAACTCGTTTGAAGTGCTGGGCATCCACCTGATGACTATTTTACAGGCGATAGATTATTTGAATTGCCAGGATAAGCTCTCATCGGTATCCCGCGCCCTGTATGATCAGGCCAGGGGGATCTTCCCGAAATTTGTGGAGGATCAGCCAAAGTATAAAGACTTGCAGCGGATAAAAGAGTTCCTGGAAAACAACGAACATATTACTGCGTTTGCCGATTAGTTAACGGCAATAAACCAAGCAAATGAACAGTGCAGGCGAAGACATAGCACGCGGCGTGTATGTGGTTGCGGATAATATTTTATCTCCGTTAGGGAAAACCACTGCCGCAAATTTCGCAGCCTTAAAGGCCGGGCGAACAGCTGTGATACAACGCAGCGATCCGGCATTGTCTGCCCGGCCTTTCTTTGCCGCTCTGTTTGATGGGGACGAAACATTTCTCGCTGATTCCGATAACCGGTATACCCGCTTTGAGCGGATGCTTGTTGCATCTGTTGCTGATGCCCTGCAAATAAGCGGCATCGACGCAGAGAATAGCCGTACCGTTTTAATCGTTTCTTCTACCAAAGGCAACATTGGCCTGCTGGATACGGAAGTGAGTAGCCCGGAGCTTAACGCCCGGATTGCGCTGCCGGCTTCTGCAAAATTAGTTGCAGCACATTTTGGGTTTGTGAACGCCCCCGTAGTTATTTCAAACGCCTGTATTTCCGGGGTTTTGGCGTTGATTACCGCCATGCGTTTATTAAAATCCGGGCAATATGACCATGCAGTGGTAACGGGTGCAGATGAAGTATCCAGGTTTGTGCTATCCGGATTTCAATCCTTCCAGGCATTGAGCGATGCTGTATGTAAACCGTTTGATAGCGGGCGTAACGGTTTGAATTTAGGCGAAGGAGCTGCAACGGTTATATTATCAACCAACAGCAAGTACAAAGATAATTTGCAGGTTTTGGGCGGTTCGGTAAGCAATGATGCTAACCATATTTCTGGCCCGTCGCGCACCGGTGAAGAATTGGGGCAGGCCATAAAAGATGCTTTGGCAAATGCCGGCAAACGCCCGGCCGATATTGGGTTTATATCTGCACACGGCACAGCCACCCCCTATAACGACGAAATGGAGGCCAGTGCTATCACCTTTGCCGGGCTACAAAACACACCTATAAATAGTTTAAAAGGCTACTACGGCCATACGCTGGGCGCGGCAGGATTAATTGAATCTGTTATTTCTATCCAAGAGGCTGTTCAGGGGTTGCTTATTGCAACCCCCGGCTACGAGCATAACGGGGTTACCCATGAAATGAAGGTGAGCCCAACGCAGACCATGATTAAAACAAACACCTTTTTAAAAACAGCTTCTGGGTTTGGGGGTTGTAATGCTGCCATGGTTATTGGTAAAAAATAATATTTTTGGTAATTAGTTAAATAAATAAGTTGCTTATAAATAACTACATAACTGCAAATTGTTCCATTGCCGGCAGCACTGTGTTTAAAAACGAGCAACAGATATTTAGCAATCCGGATGCTTCTTTACAGGAATTCCTGGTGTATATTTACCAACAGCTGAAAGTAACTTATCCTAAATTTTATAAAATGGATAACCTGAGCAAGCTCGGTTGGCTGGCATCGGAGGTATTGCTTCAGAACGAAAATATACAGGAAAATTACCAAGCCGGGAAAATTGGATTAGTTATCGCCAATTGCAATTCCAGTTTAGATAACGACCTTAAATACCACGATACGATAAGCGAGATTCCGAGTCCTTCGGTGTTTGTTTACACTTTGCCCAATATTGTTATTGGAGAAATTTGCATCAGGAATAAATTCAAAGGCGAGCAGGCATTTTTTTTACAGGAAACATTTGATGCGGCTTTTATGCATAGCCAGGTGGCCTATTTGCTGAATCATGGCATCCTGGATGCATGTATCTGCGGCTGGGTGGATGTACTGGGCGAAGAATATAAAGCCACGTTGTTTTTGATTGAAAAGAAAGAAATTCAATCAGCTGATTTGTTTACACCGGCGAACATGAACCGTATTTTTAACAGGGCTAATTAACATTACCAAATTGAGTACAGAGGCAACCATTTACATAGCGGGAGTTGGCGTTATTTCTGCCATCGGTAACAATGTGAACGAACATTTAACCGCATTTAAAAACGAGACGGCCGGTATGGCCGGTATTACCCTGTTTGATACCGTATATGAGGGTAAGCTGCCCGTTGCAGAAGTAAAGCTATCCAACGAAGAACTGGCCGGGCGGGTTGGGTTAATTGATTACAACAGCCGTACCACCTTACTCAGCCTGGCTGCTGCACAGGAGGCACTGGCAGATGCCAATATCCCCGGAATTGCCAACCTGCGTACCGGGTTTATTTCGGCAAACACCGTGGGCGGGATGGATAAGAGCGAAGATTTTTTTGTTGATTTTTTAGCCGATAATAACAAGGGGAAATTAAAGAGTGTATATGATCATGAGTGCGGCAGCGTTACCGAAATTGTAGCCGATAAGCTTGGGATAACCGATTTTATAACCACGATCAGCACGGCTTGTTCCTCATCTGCCAATGCTATTTTTTACGGTGCCCGGTTGATCCGGAACGACGTTGCCGACGTTGTGGTAGCGGGAGGTGCGGATGCTTTGACCAAATTTACGCTGAATGGATTCAATACGCTGATGATATTGGATGATGATTTTTGTAAGCCATTTGATGAGGAGCGGAAGGGCTTAAATTTGGGCGAGGGTGCCGGTTACGTGGTGCTGGTATCAGAAAAAGTTGCAGCAACTTTAGGCAAACCCATGTATTGTAAATTAAGCGGCTACAATAACAGCAATGACGCTTACCATCAAACCGCGTCATCTCCGGATGGCACCGGCTCTTATATGGCCATGACGGGTGCACTTTCCAAAAGCGGCCTAAGCCCGGCGGATATCAGCTATATCAACCTGCATGGCACCGGCACGCCAAATAACGACAGTGCCGAGGGTACAGCGGTAAAGCGGGTATTTCATCCCAATTATCCCCCCATGAGCTCTACCAAATCATTCACGGGGCATACCCTTGGTGCAAGTGGTGGTATCGAAGCGGTGTTTTCTGCTCTGGCCATCCGGCATAAGATCATCTATCCTAATCTGCGTTTTAAAACCCGCATAACCGAATTGCCTTTTGAGCCCGAGAAGCATTTCCAGGAAGAGCAACCGGTTAACCATGTAATGTCCAATTCATTTGGCTTTGGTGGGAATTGCACATCTTTAATTTTTTCGGCTGTTTAATATGAAGATATATATCAGGTCGGCCGCCGCAATATCTGCCCAAAATACCCTGGCTAATCCTGCCTTTTTGCAGAACGTTTTGGAGTATACCGGCACCCGTTTAAAAGCGGTTGAGCCGGATTATAAAAACTATATCGATCCCAAATTAATCCGGCGGATGAGCCATGTGATCAAAATGGGTGTGGCTGCTGCCAAAGAGTGCCTGGCTTTGGGCAAAACCGAGATGCCGGGGGCAATCATTACAGGTACAGCCTTTGGTTGTATGGAAGATACCATCACTTTTTTAACCCGGATAGTTGAACTGAACGAAGAGATGCTGCCGCCGACAGCGTTTATCCAAAGCACCCACAACACGGTTGCAGCGCAAATAGCGCTGATGCTGAAGTGCCATAGTTATAACAGCACCTTTGTGCATAAAGGTGTTTCTTTTGAAAATGCTTTGTTTGATGCCGTTATGCTGTTAAAAGAGCAGGAAGCTGATACCGTATTGGTAGGGGGGATAGATGAAATGGTAGATACCAGCTTTAAAGTTTTTACCCGTTTGGGCCTTTACAAGCGTTCGCCCATATCAAATATTGAACTGTATAAACAAAGATCCAAAGGCACTATAGGCGGGGAGGGGGCGGCTTTTACGCTGCTTTCTAACAATTCATCTCCCGAGGATCTGGCAGAATTGACGGATTTAAAAACCTTGTACAAGCCGGCAGATCTGCACGCAGCCATTACAGCTTTTTTAAGGAAAAACGGATTGGTAGCTGAAGATCTTAGCCTGGTGATCGCCGGTAAAAATGGTGATCTGGCCAACGATGCGATCTATGAAAATTTGGAGCAATCGCTGTTCAAAAGTAACACCACAGGTGTTTATAAACACCTGTGCGGCGAATATCCTACCTCGTCATCATTTGCATTATGGCTGGCGGCAAATATTTTAAAAAGGGGTGAGGTGCCGGCTACGGTTTTGCAGGGAGCAAACCAGCCTCAAAAGGCACTTAAAAATATTTTATATTATAACCATTACCAGGGTAAATATCATTCGCTGATGCTCGTATCGGCCACCGAATAAGGTATAAAAAAAGCCGGCAGCTTCAGATGGCTGCATTTGCCTTCGGAAACTGCCGGACTCAATATTACTTAGCAAAGGAGTGTTACTACGCTTAGCGTTAGTAACAGCAAGTACTTTCGTATTATTTTGGACTATTAGCCTGGATATAATCGGCCATGGTAGCTACATCTACCAATGCTTTACGGCCCTCTCTCGGGTCTTTAATGTCTACACCATACTCTTTTTTTAACAATACGATCAGCTCGAGCGAGTCGATAGAATCGAGGCCCAGTCCTTCGCCAAATAGCGGTTCTGTATCACTTATATCAGCAGGAGTAAGGTCGGTAAGGTTTAAAAATTGGATGATCTGACGCTTAAGCTGCTCTTTTAATTCGGTAGTTTCCATTTATATTAAGTTCTTTCTTTTTAAGCCCGCATAGGTAATTCCCTGGAGCAATAGGGTTATCAGGAATAAAGGTATAATATTATTTATAACATCTTTGAGTTTTCCGCCTTCCAAAAACAGCGTGTAATATGCTTGCAGGCACCAGTGCATTGGTGAAATATTGGCTGCAGTTTTAGCAAAACCCTGCATGGCAAAGCTGGGTACCATTAGCCCGCCTATACAGGCCAGTATTACAATAGATACGGCGCCAAAGCCGTTGGCCTGCTCCTGGGTATTCGAAAAAACACCCACACACATGGCATAACTTACCGCACACCAGCCGCAAATAATGGTGACGATGACGAGCGCCAGCAGATCTGTTGGTACGTTTAAGGCAGGTAACCCAAAAACAGGGAACAACCATATGCCCATAGAAAATATAACCGCTGCCTGCAGCATGGTAACCGCCAGGTAGGTGATCTGTTTAGATAGTAAACCCACCAGGTAATTGGTAGGGAGTGTTTTTAACCGGATAAAGCTTCCGCTCACCTTTTCCCGTACAATGCTGCCGCCAAGCGACATAATGATAAAGAACATGGCAAAGATGGTCCAGGCGGGTACGTTGTGCTGGGTAGCATTGGGCGTTGTACGCGTACCGTCTTTAGATACCGGAATTTCGTTTATCGCTGTCTTATTGTTCAGCATCTCGTTCTCCAGGCTCTCGGGCAATTGTTTTTCGTTAATGGCCAGGTAAAGTGTACGCAACGTTTCGCGGCTTTCTACCAGCTGCAGCGCGCTTCTTAAAGCGCCCTGAATAGATGACCGGATATTATCCTGCAAAACCGGGTTGTAATATACCGTAAGGGGATCAACATCGCCCACATTTTTAACGGTATCGCTCTGCAACCCGAAACTGATCAAAGCTTTGCCGGCCACTGCTTTTGATTTGGCCGCTACCTTTTTAGAAAAATCAGCGGGTATGATCACCCCCAGCATGGCATCCTTTTCATGCATAGCATCGGCAATTTCCCGCTCGGTTTTATCTCCTGCTACCAACGATACGTTAAACATGCCAATCTTGTCAATTGCTTTGATCAATTGTTTGCTGGATGCGCCGGTATCGATACTATTTATAATGATAGAGAGCTTGTTTTTATTTACCAGCTGAAAGGTGCTGTTTTGAATGTTAGTGACTACGATCACCAGGATTATGGGCATTACGAACATCAGCGAAATGCCCACTTTATCGCGGAAGAGGATCCGGAGATCTTTTATGATCGTTGCTTTTAATTTAAACATCAGTTTCTGTACTCCTTACCTGTTAAGTTCAAAAACAGTTGCTCTAAATTAGCTTGATTGTGTGTTTTTAGCAATTGCTCCATACTGTCCTGGGCAATGATCTTGCCGCCATCTATCAAAGCAACCTGCTGGCAAAGCTCCTCGGCCTCGCTCAATTGGTGCGATGTATAAACCAGTGTTGTGCCACTTTCATTAAGTTGCAGCAGATAGTTAACAATGGCGTGCCCGGTTTGCACATCCACCCCAACGGTAGGCTCATCCAAAAATAAGATGGCTGGGTTATGGATCACACCAATCGCCAGGTTCACGCGCCTTTTCATCCCGCCCGAGAATTTATGTACCTGTTTATCGCGCACATCGTTTAGCCCCAGTATGGTTAGCAGTTCGTCTGTACGTATTATAATAGCCTGTTTAGAGAGCCCGCTCCAGGCGCCGAAGAATTCCAGGTTTTCTACCGGGCTCAATTCATGGTAAAAAGAAAAATCCTGCGGAACAAAGCCGAAGAGTTTATTAACCCCGCTTTTTTGCTTGCCAATTTGCTGCCCCAGCAATTTGATCTTGCCTTCATCGGCGCTAAGTAAGCCCGTCATGAGACTAATGAGCGTAGTTTTGCCGGCACCATTAGGCCCAAATAAGCCAAAGCGAACGCCTTTTGGAACCTTTAGACTAAGATCGGTAAAAGATACATCAGGATTGCCGGGATACCGGAACCCTATATGATCTACTTCGATAGCCAGTGGCTCGTTTAATCCCATTTGATTTTTTTTAATTGCTCAAAAGCCTGTTTTTCTACTTTGGCAATTTCTACAAGGTAGTCACCCATCTGATCAAAATCAGCCTGGCTGGTTAATCTTCCTTTGAAAATACCCGCAGCCTGCACCGCAGCGGTCCGCCACAGATCTCCTGATACAGTAAATACATTCGAGATGTCTAAAAGGTTCTTGTCCGGCCAATAAATAGCTGCCTGCTGCAAAAACGCCGCATAAATATATCTGAAGCCACCCCCGCCTGTACCAATCTCTTCCTGCATGCGTACCAGTTGGGCCAGGTAAAGGCCTGATTTTTCCAGGCCAAGCTTATCGCGCCATTTTTTAATCCGCTTGCCGGTATAGGCAATGCCGGCCACCCCTGCAAAAGCCCCGGGGATGTTCAGCATATTGGATACGTTTTTTTTAATGCCGTTTTTAATGGCCTGTTTGATCTGCTCGTGCGTGATGTTTTTTATTTCTTTTGGATAATAAATATGGCCCTTAGGCGCCAGTGCCCCTTTTGCAAAACGAACCCGTTCCAGTTCGTAACTGCTCATGGTGGTGGCCTCTTCCATTATGGGGTCGCTGATCATGTATTGATCACCTTCGCGGCCGTACACAATAAGATTATGTGCGTTAAAATGGAAACGGTATTGCTTGGGGAAGTAGGGCAAGTAATAAACCCCCACCTGGCATCCAACAGGCTGGCCGGTATTGATCGCCTCATTCAGAAATCCTTCCGCCTTCTCTTTTGAATAAAATTTTTTACGTTCCACCGGGATGCCCAGTGCCTTGCAAGTACGGCTAAAAATATAACCCGGAAACGTACGGAACGCTATAGCCGGGCCGTTATTTATTTTGATAAGCGGGATGTAGGCGAAAAATAAGCCGGCACCTATACCAAATGCGAGTGGCTCGGATATTTTACCGCCCGAGCTTTCCCATAATAAATTACTGGTAACGCCCGATTCACAATGTGCACTCTGACGGTGTTTAAACTCAATCATGCACGGTCATGGTTTTAAGATCTTCAATAGTCGTATTAAACGCCGTGGCGTATTTTTTTAATTTGCTATCCGGCAGTTGCTCAAACACAGCAGGTTTTAAATGCCGCTTAATTTGCCACTGCCAAAAGCCGGTATAGTCGGCAAGGATGCCCAGGTCCATCAGGCGGTATTCCATAAAGAAATGGATAGGGCTGGTTTCTTTGTTCAGCACTTTTTGCCTGGCGGCCGCAATGCGTTTTTCAATATCACTCCAGGCCAGGTCAAGCGCATCTATCTTTACATTCCAGCCCCGGCTTAGTTCGGTGGTGTATTTGCCATCGCCATCGGTGGCATAGCAAACCTCTTTGGTTAATTTGCCAAGCGCACTCAGGTCCTGTGGTATCTCATCCTTTTTCATAACCAGCGCCCCCTTAACAAACCGTAAGCATGGCATACATGTAAGAGAACCGCGCACTCTCCGGTACCAACAGCAGGATCTTTTCCCCGGGTTTCAAACGGCCGCTTTTAAACAGCTCATCAATCATTAAATATACCGATGCTGCACCTACGTTGCCCACGGTGTACAGGTTGATAAACCATTTTTCGTAAGGGATGCCGCCGCCGTACTCCAGGATCATATCATAGATCTTGCTTTTGAAAAAGTTGCTGGAGATATGAGGTAAAAAATAATCGATGTCTGCCGCGGTAAGGCCCTTATTTTCAAAGATCTCTTTGATTTTTTTACCACCAAGCGGTACAATGTTATCACTCAGCAGGCTAATGTCCTGTTTTACGCTGAAGATAGATTTGGTCATGATCTCCTCCGGTGTATACTCCATAAAGCCTTTAAGGCTGCCATCGGGCTGTTTTTCGCCGCCCATATACATACAGGTATCCATTTCGTTGGCATACGAAACGCCCTCTATCCATTCTACTTTAAGCGAAAGGCCGTTAGGGTTGGGCTTATCCGTCATTAAAAATGCCGAAGCGCCATCAGATAGCATCCAGCGTAAAAAGTCTTTAGAAAAAGCGATGAAAGGGTTTTCCTCCATCTCTTTCAGCTTTTGGGCCT
It encodes the following:
- a CDS encoding phenylacetate--CoA ligase encodes the protein MELIKEKPEGTTLLQERKLQELLAYVAANSPFYKELFALHQVDYRTITSVADLSVIPVTTKDDLQQRNDEFLCVAPRDVVEYMSTSGTLGSPVTIALTENDLNRLAYNEYNSFLCAEGTSDDIYQLMLTLDRQFMAGIAYYSGIRKLGAGMVRLGPGVPALQWETIKRIKPTAIVGVPSFILKLIQFAKETGIDVNQTSVKKAICIGENIRNTDFSLNILGKKITEAWNIQLFSTYASTEMQTAFTECTQGKGGHYQPDLLIVELLDEQNQPVAPYTPGEVTITTLGVEGMPLLRYKTGDICMYFDEPCACGRTSLRLSSIIGRKKQMIKFKGTTLYPPALFDLLNEREEILDFVIEVYPDEIGLDQVLLYLVPAEDNEECDHRIRAYLQARLRVSPHIKYLSVEEIQKMQFSDASRKPIKFIDRRP
- a CDS encoding histidine ammonia-lyase, whose amino-acid sequence is MILVGQNVLSLADFSELIFKQKQIALDETALKKVNTNFEFLRQFSSNKLIYGINTGFGPMAQYKVTEENILQLQYNLIRSHSSGSGKVMPAQLSKALMIARLNSFMQAYSGVHPEAVEILKELINHNICPCIYEHGGVGASGDLVQLAHLGLILIGEGEVLFEDGVHPTIEIFNKFNIKPLTIHIREGLAIINGTSAMTGIGMINIIQAQKLLNWSLLFSAMINEVVQAFDDHFSKELNIVKHHKGQNKIAAMMREILKDSQLIRDRSEHLYNPDNLDQEVFEDKVQEYYSLRCVTQVLGPIYDTIKSAEHVVVNELNSVNDNPVIDHENQNIFHGGNFHGDYVSLEMDKLKIAITKLSMLAERQLNYLLNSKLNQKLPPFVNLGVLGFNFGMQGMQFTATSTVAENQTLSFPMYVHSIPNNNDNQDIVSMGCNAALMTKRVIDNSFEVLGIHLMTILQAIDYLNCQDKLSSVSRALYDQARGIFPKFVEDQPKYKDLQRIKEFLENNEHITAFAD
- a CDS encoding beta-ketoacyl synthase → MNSAGEDIARGVYVVADNILSPLGKTTAANFAALKAGRTAVIQRSDPALSARPFFAALFDGDETFLADSDNRYTRFERMLVASVADALQISGIDAENSRTVLIVSSTKGNIGLLDTEVSSPELNARIALPASAKLVAAHFGFVNAPVVISNACISGVLALITAMRLLKSGQYDHAVVTGADEVSRFVLSGFQSFQALSDAVCKPFDSGRNGLNLGEGAATVILSTNSKYKDNLQVLGGSVSNDANHISGPSRTGEELGQAIKDALANAGKRPADIGFISAHGTATPYNDEMEASAITFAGLQNTPINSLKGYYGHTLGAAGLIESVISIQEAVQGLLIATPGYEHNGVTHEMKVSPTQTMIKTNTFLKTASGFGGCNAAMVIGKK
- a CDS encoding beta-ACP synthase — encoded protein: MYIAGVGVISAIGNNVNEHLTAFKNETAGMAGITLFDTVYEGKLPVAEVKLSNEELAGRVGLIDYNSRTTLLSLAAAQEALADANIPGIANLRTGFISANTVGGMDKSEDFFVDFLADNNKGKLKSVYDHECGSVTEIVADKLGITDFITTISTACSSSANAIFYGARLIRNDVADVVVAGGADALTKFTLNGFNTLMILDDDFCKPFDEERKGLNLGEGAGYVVLVSEKVAATLGKPMYCKLSGYNNSNDAYHQTASSPDGTGSYMAMTGALSKSGLSPADISYINLHGTGTPNNDSAEGTAVKRVFHPNYPPMSSTKSFTGHTLGASGGIEAVFSALAIRHKIIYPNLRFKTRITELPFEPEKHFQEEQPVNHVMSNSFGFGGNCTSLIFSAV
- a CDS encoding acyl carrier protein yields the protein METTELKEQLKRQIIQFLNLTDLTPADISDTEPLFGEGLGLDSIDSLELIVLLKKEYGVDIKDPREGRKALVDVATMADYIQANSPK
- a CDS encoding ABC transporter permease, giving the protein MFKLKATIIKDLRILFRDKVGISLMFVMPIILVIVVTNIQNSTFQLVNKNKLSIIINSIDTGASSKQLIKAIDKIGMFNVSLVAGDKTEREIADAMHEKDAMLGVIIPADFSKKVAAKSKAVAGKALISFGLQSDTVKNVGDVDPLTVYYNPVLQDNIRSSIQGALRSALQLVESRETLRTLYLAINEKQLPESLENEMLNNKTAINEIPVSKDGTRTTPNATQHNVPAWTIFAMFFIIMSLGGSIVREKVSGSFIRLKTLPTNYLVGLLSKQITYLAVTMLQAAVIFSMGIWLFPVFGLPALNVPTDLLALVIVTIICGWCAVSYAMCVGVFSNTQEQANGFGAVSIVILACIGGLMVPSFAMQGFAKTAANISPMHWCLQAYYTLFLEGGKLKDVINNIIPLFLITLLLQGITYAGLKRKNLI
- a CDS encoding ABC transporter ATP-binding protein, which gives rise to MGLNEPLAIEVDHIGFRYPGNPDVSFTDLSLKVPKGVRFGLFGPNGAGKTTLISLMTGLLSADEGKIKLLGQQIGKQKSGVNKLFGFVPQDFSFYHELSPVENLEFFGAWSGLSKQAIIIRTDELLTILGLNDVRDKQVHKFSGGMKRRVNLAIGVIHNPAILFLDEPTVGVDVQTGHAIVNYLLQLNESGTTLVYTSHQLSEAEELCQQVALIDGGKIIAQDSMEQLLKTHNQANLEQLFLNLTGKEYRN
- a CDS encoding peptidase, with the protein product MIEFKHRQSAHCESGVTSNLLWESSGGKISEPLAFGIGAGLFFAYIPLIKINNGPAIAFRTFPGYIFSRTCKALGIPVERKKFYSKEKAEGFLNEAINTGQPVGCQVGVYYLPYFPKQYRFHFNAHNLIVYGREGDQYMISDPIMEEATTMSSYELERVRFAKGALAPKGHIYYPKEIKNITHEQIKQAIKNGIKKNVSNMLNIPGAFAGVAGIAYTGKRIKKWRDKLGLEKSGLYLAQLVRMQEEIGTGGGGFRYIYAAFLQQAAIYWPDKNLLDISNVFTVSGDLWRTAAVQAAGIFKGRLTSQADFDQMGDYLVEIAKVEKQAFEQLKKIKWD
- a CDS encoding 3-oxoacyl-ACP synthase (FabH; beta-ketoacyl-acyl carrier protein synthase III; catalyzes the condensation of acetyl-CoA with malonyl-ACP to initiate cycles of fatty acid elongation; this condensing enzyme differs from 3-oxoacyl-(acyl carrier protein) synthase I and II in that it utilizes CoA thioesters as primers rather than acyl-ACPs), with translation MSDVYINHTAAYFPNEPVPNDEMEQYLGYIDNKPSKSKKIVLRNNGITNRYYALNKERKPTHTNAQMTALAVRELFKNDTEKLAEIELLSCGTSSPDQMMPSHGVMTHGWLPELGGVEVVSPSGVCCAGMHALKYAYLAIKTGDVKMAVATGSERFSGLLVSDVFEEEAQKLKEMEENPFIAFSKDFLRWMLSDGASAFLMTDKPNPNGLSLKVEWIEGVSYANEMDTCMYMGGEKQPDGSLKGFMEYTPEEIMTKSIFSVKQDISLLSDNIVPLGGKKIKEIFENKGLTAADIDYFLPHISSNFFKSKIYDMILEYGGGIPYEKWFINLYTVGNVGAASVYLMIDELFKSGRLKPGEKILLLVPESARFSYMYAMLTVC